In the genome of Streptomyces collinus, one region contains:
- a CDS encoding response regulator transcription factor: MEQTQTSHNGSATATPGAQRRVLVVEDDATIVDAIATRLRAEGFLVQTAGDGPAAVDTAEAWQPDLLILDIMLPGFDGLEVCRRVQAARPVPVMMLTARDDETDMLVGLGVGADDYMTKPFSMRELAARVHVLLRRVERAAIAAATPRSGILRLGELEIDHAQRRVRVRSEDVHLTPTEFDLLVCLANTPRAVLSREQLLAEVWDWADASGTRTVDSHIKALRRKIGAERIRTVHGVGYALETPTP; this comes from the coding sequence ATGGAGCAGACACAGACCTCCCACAACGGTTCGGCGACGGCTACTCCGGGCGCACAGCGCCGGGTCCTGGTGGTCGAGGACGACGCGACGATCGTGGACGCCATCGCGACCCGCCTGCGGGCCGAGGGATTCCTCGTGCAAACCGCGGGTGACGGCCCGGCCGCGGTCGACACGGCCGAGGCGTGGCAGCCGGACCTGCTGATCCTCGACATCATGCTGCCCGGCTTCGACGGTCTGGAGGTCTGCCGACGCGTGCAGGCCGCCCGTCCGGTGCCGGTGATGATGCTCACCGCGCGCGACGACGAGACCGACATGCTGGTCGGTCTCGGGGTCGGCGCCGACGACTACATGACCAAGCCGTTCTCGATGCGGGAGCTGGCGGCGCGCGTGCACGTGCTGCTACGCCGCGTGGAGCGGGCCGCCATCGCGGCGGCCACGCCCCGCTCCGGCATCCTGCGTCTCGGCGAGCTGGAGATCGACCACGCGCAGCGCCGGGTCCGGGTGCGCAGCGAGGACGTCCACCTCACGCCCACCGAGTTCGATCTGCTGGTGTGCCTCGCCAACACCCCGCGCGCGGTGCTCTCCCGTGAGCAGCTGCTCGCCGAGGTCTGGGACTGGGCGGACGCCTCCGGCACCCGCACGGTCGACAGCCACATCAAGGCGCTGCGCCGGAAGATCGGCGCCGAGCGGATCCGCACGGTGCACGGCGTGGGCTACGCCCTGGAGACCCCGACGCCATGA
- a CDS encoding spermidine synthase: protein MPIPYDIPEVLDRREGPHGEVVLRRHGDRLEIIANGCFLMDTSDGRSERRLVDAARDALAGRERPDVLIGGLGVGFSLAHAAADPRWGRITVVEREHAIVEWHRDGPLAALSARALSDPRTEIVETDLVAHVNETSDTYDALCLDIDNGPDWTVTDGNGNLYREAGLASCARVLRPGGVLAVWSAQPSPEFEGTLRNAGFQQVRTEEIPVARGVPDVVHLAISPG, encoded by the coding sequence ATGCCTATCCCGTACGACATTCCCGAGGTCCTGGACCGTCGCGAGGGGCCGCACGGCGAGGTGGTGCTGCGCCGGCACGGCGACCGGCTGGAGATCATCGCCAACGGCTGCTTCCTGATGGACACCTCCGACGGCCGCTCGGAGCGGCGGCTGGTCGACGCGGCACGGGACGCCCTGGCCGGCCGGGAGCGCCCCGACGTCCTGATCGGCGGACTCGGCGTCGGCTTCTCCCTCGCGCACGCCGCGGCGGACCCGCGCTGGGGGCGGATCACGGTGGTGGAACGCGAGCACGCGATCGTCGAATGGCATCGCGACGGCCCGCTCGCCGCGCTCTCCGCCCGGGCCCTGAGCGACCCCCGCACGGAAATCGTCGAGACCGATCTCGTCGCACACGTCAATGAGACATCCGACACGTACGACGCTCTGTGCCTCGACATCGACAACGGGCCGGACTGGACCGTCACGGACGGCAACGGAAATCTCTACCGGGAGGCCGGACTGGCAAGCTGTGCAAGGGTGTTGAGGCCGGGCGGGGTTCTGGCCGTCTGGTCCGCCCAGCCGTCTCCGGAATTCGAGGGAACCTTGCGGAATGCCGGGTTCCAACAGGTGCGTACCGAAGAGATCCCGGTTGCCCGGGGCGTTCCGGACGTCGTGCACCTCGCCATCAGCCCTGGATAG
- a CDS encoding rhomboid-like protein translates to MERTAPPHETASTAPPVADVPALLDGMPRQRGPYDTADAGVREPVPAAVPRLRALRPWRLLPTPTGTPFTFAYATLLCLTSLIAAHADPALVHALLQGSSTDVAHLVRSPELVLIGSALWVAGGVTSPFAIAFVLVLTALERRIGSLRTAGVFLLGHVLATLATEVPVGLAVLAGHLPGSSLHRLDYGVSFGVAAGIGALAGLLPLWLRLPLLTAFGWMLLQDLLAFTDPMTNWGHLIALGIGIATWPVVRRWYATRLGPAGG, encoded by the coding sequence GTGGAACGGACCGCGCCGCCCCACGAGACGGCCTCAACGGCACCGCCCGTAGCCGACGTGCCGGCGCTGCTGGACGGAATGCCGCGGCAGCGGGGCCCGTACGACACGGCGGATGCGGGAGTACGGGAGCCCGTCCCGGCGGCCGTGCCCCGGCTGCGGGCGCTCCGCCCCTGGCGGCTGCTGCCCACCCCCACGGGAACGCCGTTCACCTTCGCCTACGCCACCCTCCTCTGCCTCACCTCGCTGATCGCCGCCCACGCCGACCCGGCCCTGGTGCACGCGCTGCTCCAGGGCTCCAGCACGGACGTGGCGCACCTGGTGCGCTCGCCGGAACTGGTCCTGATCGGCAGCGCGCTGTGGGTCGCGGGCGGGGTGACCTCGCCCTTCGCCATCGCCTTCGTGCTGGTGCTGACCGCGCTGGAGCGGCGCATCGGGAGTCTGCGCACGGCCGGTGTCTTCCTGCTCGGGCACGTCCTCGCCACCCTCGCGACCGAGGTGCCCGTGGGGCTCGCGGTGCTGGCCGGGCACCTCCCCGGCAGCTCCCTGCACCGCCTCGACTACGGCGTCAGCTTCGGTGTCGCCGCCGGCATCGGTGCCCTGGCCGGTCTGCTGCCGCTCTGGCTGCGCCTGCCGCTGCTGACCGCCTTCGGCTGGATGCTCCTCCAGGACCTGCTCGCCTTCACCGACCCGATGACGAACTGGGGGCACCTCATCGCCCTGGGCATCGGGATCGCCACCTGGCCGGTGGTCCGGCGCTGGTACGCCACGCGGCTCGGCCCGGCCGGGGGCTGA
- a CDS encoding GNAT family N-acetyltransferase → MDGTVQAWVNGWVVSRGAAPPTTEPWGWTIDMGMHGHVTRHVLGATGDGLDETTVRKVAGAVTGHGVWLKAFRDPSVVSRWLDENWWIDPEPGYLMTIPLTAGSAPAAPDGYRLRSWSRGGVTRVMVAAPDGSLAARGQITPTGETAVVDQIETAPEHRRKGMGSLVMRTLQDVAVRQGARTGVLAGTPAGRGLYEALGWTVVAPLTSAKYAPPAAARD, encoded by the coding sequence ATGGACGGCACCGTGCAGGCATGGGTGAACGGATGGGTCGTGTCCCGCGGGGCCGCTCCGCCCACGACGGAGCCGTGGGGCTGGACGATCGACATGGGGATGCACGGGCACGTCACCCGGCACGTGCTCGGCGCCACGGGCGACGGCCTCGACGAGACGACCGTCCGCAAGGTGGCCGGAGCCGTGACCGGGCACGGGGTGTGGCTGAAGGCCTTCCGCGACCCGTCGGTGGTCTCCCGCTGGCTGGACGAGAACTGGTGGATCGACCCCGAGCCGGGCTACCTGATGACGATTCCGCTGACGGCCGGGAGCGCTCCGGCCGCTCCCGACGGCTACCGGCTGCGCAGTTGGTCCCGCGGCGGAGTGACCCGGGTGATGGTGGCCGCGCCGGACGGGTCCCTGGCGGCGCGCGGCCAGATCACCCCGACGGGCGAGACCGCCGTCGTCGACCAGATCGAGACGGCCCCCGAACACCGCCGCAAGGGCATGGGCAGCCTCGTCATGCGGACACTGCAGGACGTCGCGGTCCGGCAGGGCGCGCGGACGGGCGTCCTGGCCGGGACGCCCGCGGGGCGAGGGCTTTACGAGGCGCTGGGCTGGACGGTCGTGGCCCCGCTCACCAGCGCCAAGTACGCCCCGCCCGCCGCCGCCCGGGACTGA
- the lon gene encoding endopeptidase La translates to MASTSTPLTLPVLPLDGEVVLPGMVVPLDLSDSEVRAAVEAAQAAARTTPGKPRVLLVPRIDGTYANTGVLGTVEQVGRLADGDPGALIRGRSRVRIGAGTTGPGAALWVEGTRVDETVPEPLPGHLAELVKEYKALATAWLRKRGAWQVVDRVQAIDDVSALADNSGYSPFLTTDQKVELLETTDPVARLKLATQQLRDHLAEQDVAETIAKDVQEGVDKQQREFLLRRQLEAVRKELRELNGEAGKDSAEESDDYRARVEAADLPEKVREAALKEVDKLERSSDQSPEGSWIRTWLDTVLEMPWNERTEDAYDIRGAQAVLDAEHSGLEDVKERITEYLAVRKRRDDRGLGVVGGRRGGAVLALVGPPGVGKTSLGESVAHAMGRKFVRVALGGVRDEAEIRGHRRTYVGALPGRVVRAIKEAGSMNPVVLLDEIDKVGSDFRGDPAAALLEVLDPAQNHTFRDHYLEVELDLSDVVFLATANVLEAIPEALADRMEIVRLDGYTEDEKVVIARDHLLPRQLERAGLDKDEVTIDEGALRKLAGEYTREAGVRTLERSVARLLRKVAAQHELGERKLPFTVRDEDLRDLIGRPHHVPESAQDPAERRTSVPGVATGLAVTGAGGDVLFVEASLADPETGAAGLTLTGQLGDVMKESAQIALSFLRSHGAELELPVADLKDRGVHIHFPAGAVPKDGPSAGITMTTALASLLSGRLVRTDVAMTGEVSLTGRVLPIGGVKQKLLAAHRAGVTTVIIPKRNEPDLDDVPAEVLDKLDVHAVTDVRQVLELALAPATAGVTPEVPVAA, encoded by the coding sequence ATGGCTTCGACGTCCACACCGCTCACCCTGCCCGTGCTGCCGCTCGACGGCGAGGTCGTGCTGCCCGGCATGGTGGTCCCGCTGGACCTGAGCGACTCCGAGGTCCGTGCCGCGGTGGAGGCCGCTCAGGCCGCTGCCCGCACAACACCCGGAAAGCCCCGGGTACTCCTGGTGCCACGCATCGACGGGACCTACGCCAACACCGGTGTCCTCGGCACCGTCGAACAGGTCGGCCGGCTCGCCGACGGCGACCCGGGCGCCCTGATCCGCGGCCGGAGCCGGGTGCGCATCGGCGCGGGGACCACCGGGCCCGGTGCCGCCCTCTGGGTCGAGGGGACCCGCGTCGACGAGACCGTGCCGGAGCCCTTGCCCGGTCATCTCGCCGAACTGGTCAAGGAGTACAAGGCCCTCGCCACCGCCTGGCTGCGCAAGCGCGGCGCCTGGCAGGTCGTCGACCGGGTGCAGGCCATCGACGACGTCTCGGCGCTCGCCGACAACTCCGGCTACTCGCCGTTCCTGACCACCGACCAGAAGGTCGAACTGCTGGAGACCACCGACCCGGTGGCCCGCCTCAAGCTAGCCACCCAGCAGCTGCGCGATCACCTCGCCGAGCAGGACGTGGCCGAGACCATCGCCAAGGACGTCCAGGAGGGCGTCGACAAGCAGCAGCGCGAGTTCCTGCTGCGGCGTCAGCTGGAAGCCGTCCGCAAGGAGCTGCGCGAGCTGAACGGCGAGGCAGGCAAGGACTCCGCCGAGGAGTCCGACGACTACCGCGCCCGCGTGGAGGCCGCCGACCTGCCCGAGAAGGTCCGCGAGGCCGCCCTCAAGGAGGTCGACAAGCTGGAGCGGTCCTCCGACCAGTCGCCCGAGGGCTCCTGGATCCGCACCTGGCTCGACACGGTCCTGGAGATGCCGTGGAACGAGCGCACCGAGGACGCCTACGACATCCGGGGCGCCCAGGCCGTCCTGGACGCCGAGCACTCCGGCCTGGAGGACGTGAAGGAGCGGATCACCGAGTACCTGGCGGTGCGCAAGCGGCGGGACGACCGGGGCCTCGGCGTGGTCGGCGGGCGGCGCGGCGGTGCCGTGCTCGCGCTCGTCGGGCCGCCCGGCGTCGGCAAGACCAGCCTCGGTGAGTCCGTCGCCCACGCCATGGGCCGCAAGTTCGTGCGCGTCGCCCTCGGCGGCGTCCGCGACGAGGCCGAGATCCGCGGCCACCGGCGCACCTACGTCGGCGCGCTGCCGGGCCGGGTCGTGCGGGCCATCAAGGAGGCCGGGTCGATGAACCCGGTCGTGCTCCTCGACGAGATCGACAAGGTCGGCTCGGACTTCCGGGGCGACCCCGCCGCCGCCCTGCTGGAGGTCCTGGACCCGGCGCAGAACCACACCTTCCGGGACCACTACCTGGAGGTCGAGCTGGACCTGTCGGACGTGGTGTTCCTCGCGACGGCCAACGTGCTGGAGGCGATCCCGGAGGCGCTGGCCGACCGGATGGAGATCGTCCGCCTGGACGGCTACACCGAGGACGAGAAGGTCGTCATCGCCCGCGACCACCTGCTCCCGCGCCAGCTGGAGCGGGCCGGGCTCGACAAGGACGAGGTGACCATCGACGAGGGCGCCCTGCGCAAGCTCGCCGGCGAGTACACACGCGAGGCGGGCGTGCGCACCCTGGAGCGGTCCGTCGCACGGTTGCTGCGCAAGGTCGCCGCCCAGCACGAACTGGGTGAGCGGAAGCTGCCCTTCACCGTCCGGGACGAGGACCTGCGCGACCTGATCGGCCGGCCGCACCACGTGCCCGAGTCCGCCCAGGACCCGGCCGAGCGGCGGACGTCCGTGCCGGGCGTGGCGACCGGGCTCGCGGTGACCGGAGCGGGGGGTGACGTGCTGTTCGTCGAGGCGTCGCTGGCCGACCCGGAGACCGGCGCGGCCGGGCTGACCCTGACCGGTCAGCTGGGCGACGTGATGAAGGAGTCCGCCCAGATCGCGCTGAGCTTCCTGCGCTCCCACGGCGCCGAGCTCGAACTGCCGGTGGCGGACCTGAAGGACCGGGGCGTGCACATCCACTTCCCGGCGGGCGCGGTCCCCAAGGACGGCCCGAGCGCGGGCATCACCATGACGACGGCCCTCGCGTCCCTGCTGTCCGGCCGCCTGGTCCGCACGGACGTGGCGATGACCGGCGAGGTCTCGCTCACCGGGCGGGTGCTGCCGATCGGCGGTGTCAAGCAGAAGCTGCTCGCCGCGCACCGGGCCGGTGTCACCACGGTGATCATCCCCAAGCGCAACGAACCCGACCTGGACGACGTCCCGGCGGAGGTGCTGGACAAGCTCGACGTCCACGCGGTCACCGATGTCCGCCAGGTCCTGGAGCTGGCGCTCGCGCCCGCCACCGCGGGTGTGACGCCGGAGGTTCCGGTGGCCGCGTGA
- a CDS encoding MarR family winged helix-turn-helix transcriptional regulator: MHEEGNDGHRDAGVAASGVDQPAFLALERELTVLLRRARASQGEMAREVHPDLESSAYGLLVRLDECGKQRATELAAYIGVGKATMSRQLRALEELGLVAREPDPADGRAWLVALTQEGHDRVRRVREARRARYAGRLADWDSREVTELARLLNQLNRGMEK; this comes from the coding sequence GTGCACGAGGAAGGCAACGACGGACACCGCGACGCCGGTGTGGCCGCGAGCGGTGTGGATCAGCCCGCCTTCCTGGCCCTGGAACGCGAGCTGACCGTGTTGCTGCGGCGCGCCCGGGCCAGCCAGGGCGAGATGGCCCGTGAGGTCCACCCCGACCTGGAGTCGTCCGCGTACGGCCTGCTGGTCCGGCTGGACGAGTGCGGGAAGCAGCGGGCCACCGAACTCGCCGCCTACATCGGGGTCGGCAAGGCGACGATGTCCCGCCAGCTGCGCGCCCTGGAGGAGCTCGGGCTGGTCGCACGCGAGCCCGACCCCGCCGACGGACGCGCCTGGCTCGTCGCCCTCACCCAGGAGGGCCACGACCGCGTCCGCCGGGTCCGGGAGGCCCGCCGCGCCCGGTACGCCGGCCGCCTGGCCGACTGGGACTCCCGCGAGGTCACGGAACTGGCCCGGCTGCTGAACCAGCTCAACCGGGGCATGGAGAAGTAG
- a CDS encoding protein phosphatase 2C domain-containing protein, translating into MRTELASEPGDADRPNEDFAGVGLPASGQGGSVVVLDGVTPPRTGTGCLHSVPWFTARLGGALTELTVSLPDVPLVDALSRAIARTSEAHAATCDLSHPRTPQATVVVTRWNPDTVEYLVLSDSALLLESPEGEVTPVLDDRLALLPRSALATDALVDSTLRNLEGGFFTAAADPSVAARAVTGTVPRDRVRALAALTDGASRWVERFEEGDWTDCFHLVRKEGPQALVDRVRTLERSDTAATFLGRSKRHDDATVVYVEF; encoded by the coding sequence ATGCGTACTGAACTCGCCTCGGAGCCGGGAGACGCCGACCGCCCCAACGAGGACTTCGCCGGTGTCGGACTACCGGCCTCGGGGCAGGGCGGTTCAGTGGTCGTCCTGGACGGGGTCACGCCCCCGAGGACCGGGACGGGCTGTCTGCATTCCGTCCCCTGGTTCACGGCCCGCCTCGGCGGCGCACTGACCGAACTGACCGTTTCACTCCCGGATGTTCCCCTCGTCGACGCCCTGTCCCGTGCCATCGCGCGTACCTCCGAGGCGCACGCCGCAACCTGTGACCTTTCTCACCCTCGGACCCCTCAGGCCACGGTGGTCGTGACCCGCTGGAATCCGGACACCGTGGAGTATCTGGTCCTGTCCGACTCCGCCCTCCTCCTGGAGTCCCCCGAGGGCGAGGTGACGCCCGTCCTCGACGACCGGCTGGCCCTGCTCCCCCGCTCGGCGCTGGCGACGGACGCGCTGGTGGACTCCACGCTCCGCAATCTGGAGGGCGGCTTCTTCACGGCGGCGGCCGACCCCTCGGTGGCGGCCCGGGCGGTGACCGGAACGGTGCCCCGCGACCGGGTGCGCGCCCTGGCCGCGCTGACGGACGGCGCCTCCCGCTGGGTGGAACGGTTCGAGGAGGGCGACTGGACGGACTGCTTCCACCTGGTCCGCAAGGAGGGCCCGCAGGCCCTGGTGGACCGGGTCCGGACGCTGGAGCGGTCGGACACCGCCGCGACGTTCCTGGGCCGGAGCAAGCGGCACGACGACGCGACGGTCGTATACGTCGAGTTCTAG
- a CDS encoding sensor histidine kinase, producing MQKTRPRRTGKQTAPVQGAEPTPPTGKGRPTHVRNRLIVAVAVVAAAIAGAGAPSVLAASGQLHDTQELVTLAEQTQDALGLAHSLADERDDVTSYIAAGRPKSKAPSEQHSARVDRQVEELRSDTDTPASLRSDLDGIAAVRRAALTGKSSALEAHQAYSAAITELHRLAERLAQQTPPRAGSGSYALAELDSAVQQAASARGLLLAALSVPRSTETVIDPVTGLPTETSASSDADTRQRDALSAAAQQARLRSDAALADFRGTAPKPARVSFDSTVTGTEVNSADKYLATLTDQPTLSRTDLATSTKRLDAALSARVDLMRGVESALYDRRTKDLEALRDDDVTALEIRVAVLGALMLLAVGVATGMARSLTRPLAVLRLGSKRLAEAEDPAAEEPVKFTGRNDEFAQAVRSVNALHAHAAALTERITTLESDRKHLVGQRQKMADAREELRGELAESAAQLERLRTAIGGTFVNLALRTLGLVERQLAVIENLEEREQDPDRLATLFKLDHFATVMRRHSENLLVLAGTEHVQHAAGPVPLVDVVRAAVSEIERYERVRIAALPPHAHIAGFAADDLSHLLAELMENATSFSPPDLPVEISGWLLENGEVMLSVQDEGIGMAEDRLERLNSRLTDFDPEAPYDQEGEDGLGLGLYVVARLAHRHGVRVQLREQKQGGVAAVVVLPRTLLAAAPAVAVPTSGPLAGTAHAYSFPGADAEANSNVLPGRAAGDDPLVALAEKAVRQDEAGGTTATPDAEPAATTGAAAPATPAEPSTHDDSAALAGPAAPTESGTSVEHSAHDGLAAPAEPGTSAHGAAPAEPGTSAHGAAPAEPGTSVGQPEQAERSASAEQPMHADAAAPIGAAVDTGLAVPTESAASVGQPAHAERSASAEQPMHADPATPTGTAAADPAAHADSATPAASDVHADLATPADPAAPADPGAHADPAAPAEPSAPTAPPAHATPAAPPVPAAQDDAAAPMESPAETTMELLIPVQPGESDPVGQEAVAGDGEAAISHGPSVPDAGSVGHEGGSPEHERAPDEEEDRVTDKGLPKRTPKITAQTTAPRQRSGSVDADALRRRLGGFRQGAQAGHRDVEAEIAERTASHQRPATGAAGPAGSGESTGGTVEEASS from the coding sequence GTGCAGAAGACGCGGCCTCGTCGCACAGGCAAGCAGACGGCCCCCGTTCAGGGCGCTGAGCCGACGCCCCCCACCGGCAAGGGACGCCCCACCCATGTACGCAACCGGCTGATCGTCGCCGTGGCCGTGGTCGCCGCGGCCATCGCCGGCGCCGGCGCCCCCTCCGTCCTCGCCGCCTCCGGGCAACTCCACGACACCCAGGAGCTGGTGACGCTCGCGGAGCAGACGCAGGACGCCCTCGGCCTCGCGCACTCCCTCGCCGACGAGCGGGACGACGTCACCTCCTACATCGCCGCCGGGCGACCCAAGTCCAAGGCGCCCTCCGAGCAGCACAGCGCCCGGGTGGACCGGCAGGTCGAGGAGCTGCGCTCCGACACCGACACGCCCGCCTCGCTGCGCTCCGACCTCGACGGCATAGCGGCCGTGCGCAGGGCGGCCCTCACCGGCAAGAGCAGCGCACTCGAAGCGCACCAGGCGTACTCCGCCGCCATCACCGAACTCCACCGGCTCGCCGAGCGACTGGCGCAGCAGACCCCTCCGCGCGCCGGCTCCGGCTCGTACGCGCTGGCCGAGCTGGACTCCGCCGTCCAGCAGGCCGCCTCGGCCCGCGGGCTGCTGCTCGCCGCGCTGAGCGTGCCGCGCAGCACGGAGACGGTCATCGACCCCGTCACCGGCCTGCCGACCGAGACCAGTGCCTCCTCGGACGCCGACACCCGGCAGCGCGACGCCCTGAGCGCCGCCGCCCAGCAGGCCCGGCTGCGTTCCGACGCGGCCCTGGCCGACTTCCGCGGCACCGCGCCCAAGCCGGCCCGCGTCTCCTTCGACTCCACGGTCACCGGTACCGAGGTCAACTCCGCCGACAAGTATCTCGCCACCCTGACCGACCAGCCGACGCTCTCCCGTACCGACCTCGCCACCAGCACCAAGAGGCTGGATGCGGCGCTGTCCGCCCGCGTCGACCTGATGCGCGGCGTGGAGTCGGCCCTCTACGACCGGCGCACCAAGGACCTCGAGGCGCTGCGCGACGACGACGTCACCGCGCTGGAGATCCGCGTCGCCGTCCTCGGCGCCCTCATGCTGCTCGCCGTCGGCGTCGCCACCGGCATGGCCCGCAGCCTCACCCGGCCGCTCGCGGTCCTGCGCCTGGGGTCCAAGCGCCTCGCCGAGGCCGAGGACCCGGCGGCCGAGGAGCCGGTGAAGTTCACCGGTCGCAACGACGAGTTCGCCCAGGCCGTCCGCTCCGTCAACGCCCTGCACGCGCACGCCGCCGCCCTCACCGAGCGGATCACCACGCTGGAGTCCGACCGCAAGCACCTGGTCGGCCAGCGCCAGAAGATGGCCGACGCGCGCGAGGAACTGCGCGGTGAACTCGCCGAGTCCGCCGCCCAGCTGGAGCGGCTGCGCACGGCCATCGGCGGTACGTTCGTCAACCTCGCGCTGCGCACCCTCGGGCTGGTCGAGCGGCAACTGGCCGTCATCGAGAACCTGGAGGAGCGCGAGCAGGACCCGGACCGGCTCGCCACGCTCTTCAAGCTCGACCACTTCGCCACGGTCATGCGCCGGCACAGCGAGAACCTGCTGGTCCTCGCCGGTACCGAGCACGTCCAGCACGCCGCCGGGCCGGTGCCGCTGGTGGACGTCGTCCGCGCCGCGGTGAGCGAGATCGAGCGGTACGAGCGGGTCCGGATCGCCGCGCTGCCGCCGCACGCGCACATCGCCGGGTTCGCCGCGGACGACCTCTCCCACCTGCTGGCCGAACTCATGGAGAACGCCACCTCGTTCTCCCCGCCCGACCTGCCCGTCGAGATCTCCGGCTGGCTGCTGGAGAACGGCGAGGTCATGCTCTCCGTCCAGGACGAGGGCATCGGCATGGCCGAGGACCGGCTGGAGCGCCTCAACTCCCGCCTCACCGACTTCGACCCCGAGGCGCCCTACGACCAGGAGGGCGAGGACGGTCTCGGCCTCGGCCTGTACGTCGTGGCCCGGCTCGCCCACCGCCACGGCGTGCGCGTCCAGTTGCGCGAGCAGAAGCAGGGCGGTGTCGCGGCCGTCGTCGTCCTGCCCCGCACGCTCCTCGCCGCCGCCCCGGCCGTGGCCGTCCCGACCTCCGGCCCTCTCGCCGGCACGGCCCACGCCTACTCCTTCCCGGGCGCCGACGCCGAGGCCAACTCCAACGTCCTGCCCGGCCGCGCGGCCGGCGACGACCCGTTGGTGGCCCTGGCGGAGAAGGCGGTACGCCAGGACGAAGCCGGGGGAACCACCGCGACGCCCGACGCGGAACCGGCCGCGACGACGGGGGCGGCAGCCCCCGCGACACCCGCCGAACCCTCGACGCACGACGACTCGGCCGCACTCGCGGGCCCGGCGGCGCCTACCGAGTCGGGGACGTCCGTCGAGCACTCCGCGCACGACGGTCTGGCCGCGCCCGCCGAGCCGGGGACTTCCGCGCATGGGGCGGCGCCCGCCGAGCCGGGGACTTCCGCGCATGGGGCGGCGCCCGCCGAGCCGGGGACTTCCGTCGGACAGCCCGAGCAGGCTGAGCGGTCGGCTTCCGCCGAGCAGCCGATGCACGCCGACGCTGCGGCGCCCATTGGGGCGGCGGTAGACACCGGCCTGGCCGTGCCCACCGAGTCGGCGGCCTCCGTCGGACAGCCCGCGCACGCTGAGCGGTCGGCTTCCGCCGAGCAGCCGATGCACGCCGACCCTGCGACCCCCACTGGGACGGCGGCGGCAGACCCGGCGGCACATGCCGACTCGGCGACGCCCGCCGCATCGGACGTACACGCCGACTTGGCGACGCCCGCTGACCCGGCCGCGCCCGCTGACCCGGGCGCACACGCCGACCCGGCGGCGCCCGCCGAACCGTCCGCGCCCACCGCACCCCCCGCACACGCCACCCCCGCCGCCCCGCCGGTACCCGCCGCACAGGACGATGCCGCGGCACCCATGGAATCCCCCGCGGAGACCACGATGGAGCTGCTGATTCCCGTGCAGCCGGGGGAGTCGGACCCGGTCGGGCAGGAAGCCGTGGCCGGTGACGGTGAGGCGGCCATATCGCACGGCCCGTCCGTGCCCGACGCGGGGAGCGTCGGGCACGAGGGCGGCAGCCCGGAGCACGAACGCGCGCCCGACGAGGAGGAGGACCGCGTCACCGACAAGGGCCTCCCCAAGCGCACCCCGAAGATCACCGCACAGACCACCGCCCCGCGCCAGCGCAGCGGCTCCGTCGACGCCGACGCCCTGCGCCGCCGACTCGGCGGGTTCCGCCAGGGCGCCCAGGCCGGCCACCGCGACGTGGAGGCGGAGATCGCCGAGAGGACGGCCTCGCACCAGCGGCCGGCCACCGGCGCTGCAGGACCAGCTGGATCCGGAGAATCCACGGGGGGCACAGTCGAGGAGGCAAGCAGTTGA
- a CDS encoding roadblock/LC7 domain-containing protein, translating into MTAPSTFGLIGLSSEARNLHWLLTNLVEEVPGILSVAVVSSDGLLLLSSDDHRNKEAREALQARGTKRTGPRGSAADLATIVSGIGSLTIGAARLMDFGGVRHTMVAMDEGSLFVMSISDGSLLGVHGSAECDMSVVAYHMALFVGRAGHVLTPELRSELRKSLEDSQTAGSDR; encoded by the coding sequence TTGACCGCGCCCAGTACCTTCGGACTGATCGGACTGAGCAGTGAGGCCCGCAACCTGCACTGGCTGCTGACCAACCTCGTCGAGGAGGTACCCGGCATCCTCTCCGTCGCGGTTGTCTCCTCCGACGGACTGCTCCTGCTCTCCTCCGACGACCACCGCAACAAGGAGGCCAGGGAGGCCCTGCAGGCCCGCGGAACCAAGCGGACCGGCCCACGCGGCTCCGCCGCAGACCTGGCCACCATCGTCTCCGGCATCGGCAGCCTCACCATCGGCGCCGCCCGGCTGATGGACTTCGGCGGGGTCCGGCACACGATGGTCGCGATGGACGAGGGCAGCCTGTTCGTGATGTCGATCAGCGACGGCTCGCTGCTCGGCGTCCACGGCTCCGCGGAGTGCGACATGAGCGTCGTGGCGTACCACATGGCCCTGTTCGTCGGCCGTGCCGGCCACGTGCTGACGCCCGAACTCCGCAGCGAACTCCGTAAATCCCTGGAGGATTCCCAGACGGCGGGGAGTGACCGATGA